The Gracilimonas sp. genome includes a region encoding these proteins:
- the fusA gene encoding elongation factor G, with amino-acid sequence MSETKQKTDPKILDKIRRTRNIGIMAHIDAGKTTVTERILFYTGRSHRLGEVHDGAATMDWMEQEQERGITITSAATHCIWKDHRINIIDTPGHVDFTVEVERSLRVLDGAVFVLDSVGAVQPQSETVWRQANKYEVPCMAFVNKMDKVGADFYNVIDELDEKLNANPIPIQIPIGSEADFQGVVDLINMNAIIWDDESLGAKYEVVEIPEDLKAKAEEYRGIMLEAVADQSDTLMEKYLMEEEISAEEIIEALREATIAKKVTPVMLGTALKNKGVQVLLDRVLDFMPNPLDIPPVKGIDPETEEEVKKAPDVNAPFSALAFKIMTDPYVGRLTFARVYSGRLEKGSYILNSSTGNRERVGRLLEMHANDKKDLDYIQAGDIAAIIGIKDVHTGDTLCDEDHPVILEQITFPEPVIKLAVEPKTKADSEKLSTGLQKLAEEDPTFQVKTDHETGQTTIAGMGELHLEIIVDRLKREFKVEANVGAPQVSYRETISQKVDHREIYKKQTGGRGKFADISFEIGPMADFEDYDGNEDRITREEGFIFINEIVGGNIPREFIPSVMKGFQQALSAGIQANYSVENIGVRLYDGSYHDVDSDQLSFELCAKLGFRNSARKAKPKILEPVMKVEIITPEEYMGDVIGDLNSRRGIMQSMDSNNEGSVVKAHVPLSEMFGYSTDLRSATQGRAVYSMEFFDYTEVPEAIAQEIIESQS; translated from the coding sequence ATGTCTGAAACGAAGCAAAAAACAGATCCAAAAATTTTAGATAAGATCCGCCGGACGCGGAATATCGGTATCATGGCTCACATTGATGCTGGTAAGACAACCGTAACCGAGCGTATCCTATTTTATACTGGTCGTAGCCACCGTTTGGGTGAGGTGCATGATGGCGCCGCTACTATGGATTGGATGGAGCAAGAGCAGGAGCGAGGTATTACTATTACTTCTGCTGCTACCCACTGTATCTGGAAAGATCACCGAATTAATATTATTGATACTCCTGGTCACGTTGACTTTACCGTTGAGGTAGAGCGTTCATTGCGTGTATTGGATGGAGCAGTTTTCGTGCTTGACTCTGTTGGAGCTGTTCAGCCACAGTCCGAGACTGTTTGGCGTCAGGCTAATAAATACGAAGTTCCTTGTATGGCCTTCGTTAATAAGATGGACAAAGTAGGAGCTGACTTCTACAATGTTATTGATGAGCTTGATGAGAAGCTGAATGCGAATCCTATCCCAATTCAGATTCCAATCGGATCTGAGGCAGATTTTCAGGGTGTAGTTGACCTAATTAATATGAATGCCATCATCTGGGATGATGAATCTCTTGGGGCAAAATATGAAGTAGTAGAGATTCCAGAAGATCTCAAAGCCAAGGCTGAAGAGTATCGAGGTATTATGCTCGAGGCGGTTGCTGATCAGAGTGATACCTTGATGGAGAAATACCTGATGGAAGAAGAGATTAGCGCAGAAGAAATTATTGAAGCCCTTCGAGAGGCAACTATTGCCAAGAAGGTTACTCCGGTAATGCTTGGTACAGCGCTGAAGAATAAAGGTGTTCAGGTGCTGCTTGATCGCGTATTGGATTTCATGCCTAACCCGCTTGACATTCCTCCGGTAAAAGGTATTGACCCTGAAACTGAAGAAGAAGTGAAGAAGGCTCCGGATGTTAACGCGCCTTTCTCGGCACTAGCTTTTAAAATTATGACTGACCCTTATGTGGGTAGGTTGACTTTTGCTCGAGTTTATTCTGGTCGTTTAGAAAAAGGTTCATATATCCTGAATTCTTCTACCGGAAACAGAGAGCGTGTTGGTCGCTTGCTTGAGATGCACGCGAATGACAAAAAAGATTTAGATTACATTCAGGCTGGTGACATTGCAGCTATTATTGGGATTAAAGATGTGCATACTGGTGATACTCTTTGTGATGAAGATCACCCGGTTATTCTTGAGCAAATCACCTTCCCTGAGCCGGTAATCAAATTGGCAGTTGAGCCAAAAACGAAAGCAGATAGTGAGAAGCTTTCTACCGGATTGCAGAAGCTGGCTGAAGAGGATCCAACATTCCAGGTTAAGACTGATCATGAAACAGGTCAGACTACGATTGCCGGGATGGGTGAGCTTCACCTCGAGATTATTGTTGATCGTCTGAAGCGTGAATTTAAAGTAGAAGCTAATGTAGGTGCTCCTCAGGTTTCTTACCGAGAAACCATCTCTCAAAAAGTGGATCACCGCGAAATCTACAAGAAGCAAACTGGTGGTCGTGGTAAATTTGCTGATATCTCATTCGAAATTGGCCCAATGGCTGACTTTGAAGATTACGATGGCAATGAAGATCGAATTACCCGTGAAGAAGGATTTATTTTCATCAATGAAATTGTAGGTGGTAATATTCCGCGTGAATTTATTCCATCTGTAATGAAAGGTTTCCAGCAGGCGCTGAGCGCTGGTATTCAGGCTAACTACTCTGTAGAAAATATTGGAGTACGCCTGTATGATGGTTCTTACCACGATGTTGACTCTGATCAATTGAGTTTCGAATTATGTGCGAAACTTGGATTCAGAAACTCAGCTCGTAAAGCTAAGCCAAAAATTCTGGAGCCGGTAATGAAGGTAGAAATCATTACTCCTGAAGAATACATGGGTGATGTAATCGGTGACTTGAATAGTCGTCGTGGAATTATGCAGAGCATGGACTCGAATAATGAAGGTTCAGTCGTTAAAGCTCATGTACCGCTTTCTGAAATGTTTGGTTATTCAACCGACTTAAGATCTGCGACACAGGGTCGTGCGGTATACTCAATGGAATTCTTCGACTACACTGAAGTACCTGAGGCAATTGCTCAGGAAATCATTGAAAGTCAATC
- the rpsG gene encoding 30S ribosomal protein S7, which translates to MRRKTAEKRDVQADPIFEDKLVTRFVNNLMRDGKKNVARKIVYQAFEVIEEKTGETGIDVFRNALQNSTPVVEVKSRRVGGATYQVPIEVRQERGTALGMRWLIKAARSRNDKSMSIRLSRELIDASNNEGGAVRKKDETHRMADANKAFAHFRF; encoded by the coding sequence ATGCGTAGAAAAACAGCAGAAAAACGAGATGTGCAAGCGGATCCAATTTTTGAGGATAAGCTCGTAACTCGTTTCGTTAACAACCTGATGCGGGACGGTAAGAAGAATGTTGCTCGCAAAATTGTATATCAGGCTTTTGAAGTTATTGAAGAGAAAACAGGCGAAACCGGAATCGACGTATTCCGCAACGCTCTGCAGAACTCAACACCTGTAGTTGAGGTTAAGTCACGCCGTGTTGGTGGTGCTACCTACCAGGTGCCTATAGAAGTTCGTCAGGAAAGAGGAACTGCGCTTGGGATGAGGTGGCTCATTAAGGCAGCGCGTTCCAGAAATGATAAGTCGATGTCAATTCGTCTTTCAAGAGAGTTGATTGATGCATCAAATAATGAAGGCGGAGCTGTTCGTAAGAAAGATGAGACGCACCGTATGGCAGACGCTAACAAAGCATTTGCTCACTTTAGATTCTAA
- the rpsL gene encoding 30S ribosomal protein S12, which yields MPTIQQLIRKGRKSKVSKTTAPALQNCPQKRGVCTRVYTTTPKKPNSALRKVARVRLTNGIEVSAYIPGEGHNLQEHSIVLIRGGRVKDLPGVRYHIIRGTLDTAGVEGRTQSRSLYGTKKPKG from the coding sequence GTGCCTACAATACAACAACTCATACGAAAAGGTAGAAAAAGCAAGGTAAGTAAAACAACTGCTCCTGCGTTGCAGAATTGTCCGCAGAAGCGTGGTGTTTGTACTCGCGTTTATACAACTACGCCTAAAAAGCCGAACTCGGCATTGCGTAAAGTAGCTCGTGTACGTTTGACTAACGGGATTGAAGTTTCGGCTTACATTCCTGGTGAAGGTCACAACTTACAGGAACACAGTATTGTATTGATTCGCGGCGGTCGTGTAAAAGATTTGCCGGGTGTTCGATACCATATTATTCGTGGAACATTAGATACTGCGGGTGTTGAGGGTAGAACTCAGAGCCGTAGTTTGTATGGCACCAAGAAGCCGAAAGGGTAA
- the recG gene encoding ATP-dependent DNA helicase RecG, translating to MKLSALSNLSTKRLDALSAEGIHSIKDLLNFFPRRYLDRSNTQKIKHLAGSGEEITVAGKVTDINMAGYGKKKRLEVIINDGSGDVKGVWFRGVGYFKKYFNEGDFVAFYGAAKRYGRTISIAHPEVDKISSDDDLDSFSRIFPIYPGSKALSKARITSKLVQGWMEQILNNVTPSEFLPESLISEMKFPQRPEAYRMIHFPETHNEHKKALNRFKFEELFLFELSMEKINYTIKEKANGHVFSETGNYTSRYFNELLPFELTDGQKSSLAEIKNDVRSGKQMNRLIQGDVGAGKTIVAIGAMLMALDNGFQAAFLAPTEILAEQHYRTLSEHLKELDINIRLLIGSQKKALRTDILTDIEGGNCNIVVGTHAIIQETVRFHNLGLAVIDEQHRFGVKQRSDLLNKGSHPHMLVMSATPIPRSLAMTVYADLDVSVIKDLPAGRKPIKTAIRSNKKRDDVYNFVQQEVADGGQVYVVYPLVEESEALDLKDATAGFKKLKKQFPDFNIGLIHGRMKTEEKDETMKAFIKNEIQILVSTTVIEVGVDVPNASIMIIEHAERFGLSQLHQLRGRIGRGERQSYCILMPDVKVSKSGAFRLKTMEETNDGFRIAEADLKLRGPGDFLGTKQSGLPDFKFADIVEDQFLLAQAKEKAKELLTEDPQLQFPENQTLEKVFTPYFKEKVKFYGMG from the coding sequence TTGAAGCTTTCCGCATTATCTAATTTAAGCACCAAAAGGCTCGACGCATTAAGCGCAGAAGGAATCCATTCTATCAAGGATTTACTCAACTTTTTTCCCCGTCGTTATCTGGATCGCAGTAATACCCAAAAAATTAAGCACCTTGCAGGGTCAGGAGAAGAGATTACCGTTGCCGGCAAGGTTACAGATATTAATATGGCTGGATATGGTAAGAAGAAAAGGTTAGAGGTTATTATAAACGATGGATCTGGAGACGTAAAGGGAGTTTGGTTCAGAGGTGTCGGCTATTTCAAAAAGTATTTCAACGAAGGTGATTTTGTTGCTTTCTATGGAGCTGCTAAACGCTATGGACGAACTATCTCCATTGCACATCCTGAAGTTGATAAGATCTCTTCCGACGATGACCTTGACTCTTTTTCCCGCATCTTTCCAATTTATCCCGGAAGCAAAGCTTTAAGTAAAGCTCGTATCACAAGCAAATTGGTTCAAGGCTGGATGGAGCAGATTCTCAATAATGTGACACCCAGTGAATTTTTACCGGAATCCCTTATCTCGGAAATGAAGTTCCCGCAACGGCCGGAAGCTTATCGTATGATTCATTTTCCGGAAACACATAATGAGCACAAAAAGGCGCTCAACCGTTTTAAGTTTGAAGAACTTTTTTTGTTTGAGCTGAGTATGGAAAAGATCAACTATACGATAAAGGAAAAAGCCAACGGGCATGTGTTTAGTGAAACGGGAAACTACACTTCTAGATATTTCAATGAATTGCTTCCATTTGAACTAACCGATGGACAAAAATCTTCTCTGGCTGAAATAAAAAATGATGTTCGCTCCGGTAAGCAAATGAACCGTCTCATTCAGGGTGATGTGGGCGCCGGGAAAACCATCGTTGCCATTGGCGCAATGCTGATGGCTTTAGATAATGGATTTCAGGCTGCTTTTTTGGCTCCTACTGAAATCCTTGCTGAACAACATTACCGAACACTGAGTGAACACCTTAAAGAACTAGACATTAACATCCGTTTGCTAATCGGTTCACAGAAAAAAGCTTTACGAACGGATATTCTTACCGACATTGAAGGTGGGAACTGTAATATTGTTGTGGGAACGCATGCCATCATCCAGGAAACAGTAAGATTTCACAATCTGGGATTAGCCGTAATTGACGAGCAGCACCGTTTTGGAGTAAAGCAAAGATCGGACCTCCTTAATAAGGGAAGTCATCCACACATGTTGGTGATGAGCGCTACCCCTATTCCCCGTTCACTCGCCATGACGGTTTATGCTGATCTGGATGTATCCGTTATTAAGGATTTACCCGCCGGACGAAAACCGATCAAAACTGCCATTCGCTCTAACAAAAAAAGAGATGATGTATATAATTTCGTCCAGCAGGAAGTTGCTGATGGCGGACAGGTGTATGTCGTTTACCCTCTGGTAGAAGAGTCCGAAGCACTTGATCTTAAAGACGCTACCGCAGGTTTTAAAAAACTCAAAAAACAATTTCCCGATTTTAATATTGGACTGATTCACGGGCGAATGAAAACCGAAGAGAAAGATGAAACCATGAAGGCTTTCATAAAAAACGAAATACAGATCTTGGTTTCTACAACGGTAATTGAAGTTGGTGTAGATGTCCCGAATGCTTCCATTATGATTATCGAACATGCAGAACGATTTGGGCTTTCTCAGCTTCACCAGTTGCGCGGACGTATTGGCCGGGGGGAACGACAAAGCTATTGCATCCTGATGCCGGATGTAAAAGTGAGCAAGTCCGGAGCTTTTCGCTTAAAAACTATGGAAGAAACCAATGATGGGTTCCGGATTGCTGAGGCTGACCTTAAGCTTCGTGGACCGGGTGATTTCCTGGGAACCAAGCAAAGCGGTCTTCCTGATTTCAAATTTGCTGATATTGTAGAAGACCAGTTCCTGCTTGCCCAGGCCAAGGAAAAAGCCAAAGAGTTACTTACCGAAGACCCTCAGCTTCAGTTTCCTGAAAACCAAACCCTTGAAAAAGTCTTCACCCCCTACTTTAAAGAGAAGGTGAAGTTTTACGGAATGGGGTAA
- the typA gene encoding translational GTPase TypA, translating into MSQDLRNIAIIAHVDHGKTTLVDQILKQSGTFRENQQVEDRVMDSGDLEKERGITISSKNTAVKWKDTKINIVDTPGHADFGGEVERILKMVNGVILLVDAAEGPLPQTKFVLRKSLSLGYRPIVVINKIDRKDARPNAVLDEIFDLFVMLDATNEQLDFPVLYAIAKEGIAKEELEEEGTDLSPLMDKIVAHVPAPEQDTESKFKMLVSSIDWNDYVGRIAVGRIEQGTIKINQEVALMNGKGDVKEKARATKLFTFNGLQREPVEKAQAGDIIALAGYEEVNIGDTLTDTSDMKPLEYVDLDQPTIAMYFRVNNSPFAGKEGDYVTSNQLKDRLYRETRTNVAMRVEPTDSPDIYKVSGRGELQMAILIETMRREGFEFSVSRPEVLFKEVDGVTHEPVEEVVVDVQTDYSNRVIDNLQKRKGIMTSMSQEGENNRIQFRVPSRGLIGFRGEMLTETRGTGIMHQQFDGYEPYAGEIPGRNRGALIALEQGDVTGYALEGVQDRGEFFVAPGDPVYMGQVVGVNKRSDDMVVNVVKKKNLTNHRATQTADSVKLNQAKKLSLEQCIEFIDNDELLEVTPKALRIRKTYLDHNDRKRAEKQKAGAQN; encoded by the coding sequence ATGTCACAAGATTTAAGAAATATCGCCATCATCGCTCACGTAGATCATGGCAAAACTACGCTAGTCGATCAGATTTTAAAGCAAAGCGGAACATTCAGAGAGAACCAACAGGTTGAAGACCGGGTAATGGATTCCGGCGATTTAGAAAAAGAGCGTGGAATTACAATCAGCTCTAAAAACACGGCGGTAAAGTGGAAAGACACAAAAATTAATATTGTGGATACTCCGGGTCACGCTGATTTTGGCGGTGAAGTTGAGCGTATCCTGAAGATGGTAAATGGGGTAATTCTACTGGTGGATGCTGCTGAAGGTCCACTTCCTCAAACAAAGTTTGTTCTCAGAAAATCTCTGAGTCTGGGATATCGACCAATCGTTGTAATCAATAAAATTGACCGGAAAGATGCCCGGCCTAACGCGGTTCTGGATGAGATTTTTGATCTGTTTGTGATGCTTGATGCTACTAATGAACAGCTTGATTTCCCGGTTCTCTACGCCATTGCCAAAGAAGGAATCGCCAAAGAAGAATTGGAAGAAGAAGGAACAGATCTGTCTCCGTTGATGGATAAAATTGTAGCGCATGTTCCGGCACCAGAACAAGACACGGAATCAAAATTCAAGATGCTCGTAAGCAGCATAGACTGGAATGACTATGTGGGGCGAATTGCTGTAGGACGTATTGAGCAAGGCACCATCAAAATAAACCAGGAAGTGGCTTTAATGAACGGCAAGGGCGATGTAAAAGAGAAAGCCCGTGCAACAAAACTATTTACTTTTAACGGACTGCAACGCGAACCCGTAGAAAAAGCCCAGGCTGGAGACATCATTGCGCTGGCTGGTTATGAAGAAGTGAATATCGGAGATACACTGACCGACACTTCTGATATGAAACCACTGGAATACGTAGATCTGGATCAGCCAACTATCGCGATGTATTTTAGGGTAAACAACTCTCCGTTTGCAGGAAAAGAGGGAGACTATGTGACTTCAAATCAGTTAAAGGACCGTCTTTACCGGGAAACCCGAACCAATGTAGCTATGCGGGTTGAGCCGACTGACAGTCCGGATATCTATAAGGTATCTGGACGGGGAGAATTACAGATGGCTATTTTGATTGAAACCATGCGCCGTGAAGGATTTGAGTTTTCAGTATCCCGTCCGGAAGTTTTATTTAAAGAAGTGGATGGCGTTACTCATGAACCTGTTGAGGAAGTGGTTGTAGATGTGCAAACAGATTATAGTAACCGCGTTATTGATAACCTTCAAAAACGTAAAGGTATTATGACCTCGATGAGTCAGGAAGGGGAAAACAACCGGATTCAATTCCGTGTACCTTCCCGTGGATTGATTGGCTTCCGTGGAGAGATGTTGACCGAAACCCGCGGAACAGGAATCATGCACCAGCAATTTGATGGCTATGAGCCTTACGCCGGTGAAATCCCTGGACGAAATCGTGGTGCACTCATTGCTCTTGAGCAAGGAGATGTGACAGGTTATGCTCTGGAAGGTGTTCAGGACCGGGGCGAGTTTTTTGTGGCACCCGGAGATCCGGTTTATATGGGACAGGTTGTTGGCGTGAATAAGCGAAGCGACGACATGGTAGTAAATGTGGTTAAGAAGAAAAACCTGACGAACCACCGTGCCACTCAAACAGCCGATTCTGTGAAGCTTAATCAAGCAAAGAAATTGAGTCTGGAGCAATGTATAGAATTCATTGATAATGACGAATTACTTGAAGTGACTCCAAAAGCCTTGCGCATTCGCAAAACCTATCTCGATCACAACGATCGGAAGAGAGCTGAGAAGCAGAAGGCAGGCGCGCAGAATTAA
- a CDS encoding calcium/sodium antiporter: MFIPLLWLTLGLVLLIKGADWLVDGASALAKKFNVSDLAIGLTIVAFGTSAPELVVNVMGSIEGHHEIVFANIIGSNNFNLLVILGISGLITPLLVQSSTVWKEIPLSLLAAVLLFFLANDFWTPDSYSVSRVDGFIFLALFGAFLYYVYKQLSSDSAEVPSEEKTYSQLKIWGFIVVGLAGLVLGGRLVVNNAIEIATVLGISEKIIGLTIIAAGTSLPELATSIVAAMRKNVDIAVGNIIGSNIFNIFLILGISSLVNPIQYNPSFNSELYLLAAGTLFLFIGMFTGEKRKLDRWEAGVLLALFLAYTIFLVSKEL, translated from the coding sequence ATGTTTATCCCCCTCTTATGGCTTACTCTTGGTCTCGTGCTACTCATCAAAGGAGCCGACTGGCTGGTTGACGGAGCTTCTGCACTTGCCAAAAAATTCAACGTGTCTGACCTTGCCATTGGTTTAACCATTGTGGCTTTTGGCACTTCAGCTCCTGAATTGGTGGTTAATGTGATGGGCAGTATTGAAGGACATCATGAGATCGTATTCGCTAACATTATTGGCAGTAATAATTTTAATCTCCTCGTTATACTCGGCATTTCTGGCTTGATAACCCCTCTTTTGGTTCAGTCAAGTACGGTCTGGAAAGAAATCCCGCTTTCTTTGTTGGCCGCCGTGCTGCTGTTCTTTCTCGCTAATGACTTTTGGACGCCTGATTCTTACAGCGTTTCCCGTGTTGATGGATTCATCTTTCTGGCTTTGTTTGGAGCTTTTCTCTATTACGTTTACAAGCAGCTTTCTTCTGATTCTGCTGAAGTTCCTAGTGAAGAAAAAACTTATTCTCAACTTAAGATCTGGGGATTCATAGTTGTTGGGCTAGCTGGTTTAGTTCTTGGTGGGCGCCTGGTTGTAAATAATGCTATCGAAATTGCAACGGTTTTGGGAATTAGTGAGAAAATTATCGGCCTGACTATCATTGCTGCTGGGACTTCTCTCCCTGAACTCGCCACCTCAATAGTAGCCGCTATGCGAAAAAATGTCGACATAGCCGTAGGGAATATTATCGGCTCTAATATCTTCAATATCTTTTTAATTCTGGGCATAAGCTCCCTGGTCAATCCCATTCAATACAACCCTTCGTTTAATTCAGAACTATATCTATTGGCCGCCGGGACATTATTCCTATTTATAGGGATGTTTACCGGAGAAAAAAGGAAGCTAGACAGATGGGAGGCTGGAGTTTTACTTGCTTTATTTCTTGCCTACACTATTTTTCTTGTCTCTAAAGAACTATAA
- a CDS encoding carbonic anhydrase family protein: protein MKKTMLNNTLSILIASLFVFTACTTKNNPQSENTNSQLKSEVLTSEAQENLTPEQILADLREGNERYVNNNLTPRNYQAQVKATSGGQYPEAIILSCVDSRVPVENVFDKGVGDIFVARVAGNFVNEDILGSAEFATAVAGSKVVVVMGHESCGAVKAAIDGVEMGNITAMLDKIEPAVEMTANYSGDRNSSNNDYVTEVVNNNVLNTIEEMRKNSPIIAELERNGEVVIAGAFYDLDTGKVTFLN from the coding sequence ATGAAAAAAACAATGTTAAATAATACCCTGTCGATTTTAATCGCATCTTTATTTGTATTTACCGCTTGTACAACAAAAAATAACCCACAAAGCGAAAACACAAATAGTCAGCTTAAAAGTGAAGTATTGACCAGCGAAGCTCAGGAGAACCTGACTCCGGAGCAAATCCTGGCCGATCTTAGGGAAGGAAACGAGCGTTACGTGAACAATAACCTGACCCCAAGAAATTACCAGGCACAGGTAAAAGCTACCTCAGGCGGGCAATACCCTGAGGCTATTATACTTTCCTGTGTTGATAGCCGGGTTCCCGTTGAAAATGTTTTCGACAAAGGTGTAGGTGACATTTTTGTAGCACGCGTAGCCGGTAACTTCGTAAATGAAGATATTCTCGGAAGCGCAGAATTTGCTACAGCAGTAGCAGGCTCCAAAGTGGTAGTTGTGATGGGGCATGAAAGCTGTGGAGCTGTTAAAGCAGCTATTGACGGAGTGGAAATGGGTAACATCACAGCTATGCTTGATAAAATTGAGCCGGCTGTTGAAATGACTGCAAACTATTCAGGTGACCGCAACAGCAGTAATAACGACTATGTTACCGAAGTTGTGAATAACAATGTCCTGAATACTATTGAAGAGATGCGTAAAAACAGCCCGATTATAGCTGAGCTTGAAAGAAATGGCGAGGTGGTAATTGCCGGCGCTTTCTATGACCTGGATACAGGGAAAGTAACATTCTTGAATTAA